The Boseongicola sp. DNA segment CCATGAACAAACGTCTCGACGCTGCCGAAGCACGCATCCGCGACAGCGAAGATGAAGTTTTTGGGGAATTGCGCGTAACCACGACAACCGGCTTCGGCTCTCTCTGGCTGGCCCCCAGACTTCAACACCTTTACGACAAGTATCCCGATCTGAAGATCGACCTGATGCTCGAAGAACGCGTGCTCGACCTTCCCATGCGCGAAGCCGATGTCGCTATCCGAATGAAAGAACCCAGTCAGGCGGACCTCATCCGCAGAAAACTAATGACGGTGCATATGCGCCTTTATGCGGCGCCCTATTACCTTGCAAAGCACGGAACCCCTGAGAAACTGGAAGACCTGAAACATCATCGCCTCATTGCGCAGGATATCCAAACAACCCAGGTCAGTGCTGGTTCAAATCTCGTGAAAGAACTTTTGACCCACAACATTCCTTCCATGCTGACAGTGAACAACTACTTCGGCGTTCTTCAGGCCGTTCGTTCTGACTTAGGTATTGGCGTTCTGCCAGATTACGTCATCGAGGACTTCCCTGAAATTCAGCGCGTACTTCCAGAGGTCGAATCTCGCGAAATTCCGGTTTTCCTCGCCTACCCGGAAGAGCTTCGCCAATCACAGCGCATTGCAGCTTTCCGCGACTTCGTCACCGAGGAAATAATCGCGCACAGAAAGCGGATGAAAGCCGAGGCTTTGGCCCGCGCGCAAGGCACAGCCATGCAGTGAGCGCATAGCCGCTTTGCCCTTATTTTAGCCGTTTATTCTTGAATGGATGCACAACCAGGCATAAATCAAAACTTGAACGCGGCGGCGATGCTGCTGCATTCTACCTCCCTGTTGAACTGGCCGGACTTATTAGTCCGGCCTTTTTTTTCGATGTATCACAGGGCGTTATCTTCGATCCGGTCCAGAAACGATGTAAGAGATGATCCAATCTAATCAAGCTCAATCGAATTCAGGATTGATATCGCGCGCCATTTAAATGATGACGACCAGAACACTGGAATTTAACCGATGCTAGAGGTGCGAAAATCTTATGGAAACGAAGGCTGAAAACAAGTGCTTTGGCGGCACTCAAGGCGTCTACTCTCACGCTTCCAAGGCCACTGGCACAGACATGACATTCGGTCTGTTCTTGCCGGAAGACGCCAATAGCGGCCCGGTTCCGGTTTTGTGGTTTCTCTCGGGTCTGACTTGCACACACAAAAACGCCATGACCAAGGCCGGAGCGCAGGCCTGGGCCGCCGAGCAGGGCCTGGCTGTCGTCTTCCCAGACACCTCGCCGCGTGGCGAAGATGTTGCAGATGATGATGCTTACGACCTTGGAAAGGGTGCAGGGTTTTATCTGGATGCCACCGAAAGCCCCTGGTCACGGCATTTCAAGATGCAAAGCTACATCCTAGACGATCTCACAGAACTGATTTTCCAGAACTTCGCTCTGGATGACACCCGCCAAAGCATCACCGGCCACTCGATGGGTGGTCACGGTGCCCTAACCCTGGCGGCAAAGTCCCCTGGCCGCTTCCGCTCGGTGTCCGCTTTCTCGCCAATTTGCAATCCAACCGAAAGCGATTGGGGCAAGAAACAGTTCCAGGCCTATTTCGGTAGTGTTGAAGCCGGCAAAGCTCATGACGCCACTTGCCTTATTGATCAGTCGGGGCTGAACATTCCGCTTTTGATCGATACCGGCACCGACGATCAGTTTGGTGATTTACTCAAAACCGAAGCTCTTACAGAAACCCTGGCTCGTCGACGGGTCGCCTCTAACGTGCGACCTCAGAAAGGCTATGACCACAGCTATTTCTTTGTATCGACATTCATGTCCGATCACGTCGATTTTCACTCCGAGGCTCTTTGGGCGTGATCTACGTTGACGCTGACGCCTGTCCGGTCAAATCCGAGATCGAAACCGTGGCGACACGGCGCAATGTTAAGGTGTTCATGGTGTCAAACGGCGGCATCCGACCCAGCCCAAACCCACTGATTGAAAGCGTGTTCGTTTCCGCCGGGCCAGACGAGGCTGACAAATGGATTGCGGATCAGGTGGGCGCAGGAGACGTCGTTGTGACGAACGATATCCCATTGGCGGCAAAATGCGTCGAAGCCTCGGCCCGCGTTTTACGTCCCAACGGCGAAGCTCTGACAGAAGCAAACATCGGCAATGTCTTGGCCACGCGCGATCTGATGACAGACTTGCGTGCAGCTGACCCATTCCGCTCCGGCAGTGGCAAGGGCTTCACGAAAAGCGACCGCTCCCGATTTCTGGATGCGCTGGATCGGGCTTTGCGCTGATCACCCTCCGCGACAGACCCGATCAGTATTGAGCGTTCTCGGCTGTCAGCATGCGTAATCCCTGCACCACATCATTGCGAACCGCCACGCGCAATCGCGGCTCGTCACCGGCGCTTAGCGCTGCCAGGATCAATCGGTGATGTGCCGAAACGTCCGTACGCTGCAATCGGCCGTATAATTTGCGCATTGTTGGCCCCATTTGAAGCCATACCGTTTCAGCCGTCGCCAACATCGCCGGCGCCTGCGCCCGTAAATACATCGTTCGATGAAACTCCAGATTTCGCCGCATGTAAGAAACGGCGTCTCCTTTGACCACTGCTTCCGAAATTGCCTGATTGATCGTCGTCAACCTGTCAATCAGCGCCATATGCGCCCTCGGCAACGCACGCGAAGCCAGTTCCGGTTCAATCAAAGCCCTTAAAGACGCCAATTCTTCGATCCGATCATTGGACAGTTCCGGCGTCGATACACGCCCCGACGAAGATAACGACAACGCACCTTCCGCAACCAAGCGTCTTATCGCTTCCCGGGCGGGAGTCATTGATACTCCAAACTCTTTGCCGATGCCGCGCAATGTCAGCGCAGTTCCCGGGTCAATCTCCCCCAACATCACGCGACTACGAAGCTGTCGATAGACGCGGTCATGCGCGGCAGGAAGCGGATCATTTGGACGGCTTAGCATGGCCGAGTGTGATCACAGAATTTCATACAAAGTCAATCGAACCGGTATCGGTGTAGATCTGGGCCGTCTGTTCCGAGCCACGCCTTCCATCGGCGATACTCCGGAGCCAACTCCGCGACGAGATTCCAAAATGTTGCCGAGTGGTTCATCTGGTCCAGATGCGCAACTTCATGGGCAACGACATAATCCAACACCTCTGGTGGTGCCAAAATCAGACGCCAGGAAAACATCAGATTACCCTCACTCGAACACGACCCCCAACGCGACCTCGGATCGCGCATCGTGATTCGGTTGGCAGACCGGCCTATTTTCGCTGCGTAATGCTCCACATGTTCTTCGCAACGTTTCCGAGCCTCCGCCTCTAGGCAGGTTTTCAGCGCCGCAGCAGTCTTTGCGGGCGGAGCCTCAACAATACCGTCGCACAACATCGCCACCCGTCTCAGTCCGGCTTTCACCTGAACCCGACGACCCTCAACCATCAATTCGCTGCCTATTCCAACTTGCTCTGTCGGTGCGACCGACTGCTGGGCCTCGGCCACCCAAGCGGCCTTTTCTTTCAGGAAATCCACGGCCACACGGTCGCGGATCTGCCGTGGAAGTGTCAGGGTCACCTTTCCGTCCAAACGGGACACGCGCAGCGTCATTCGCCGGGCTCGTGCCGAGCGTTTAACAACCACCCCCTCAAGCCCAGCCATATCGGCTACTGCATTTGACATCCTGCTTGGCAACCCTAACCATTTTCCTGCTCTTGATCGCGACGTTACAGCAACCTATCCCACCGACAACCCAAAAGCCTTTGACAGTCCCGCGCACATATGGCAGTTGGCGCGGCATTCCACGGAAATCCTGCGAAAAAGGGAAACCCATGCCGAAGGAAGAATGGGGCACAAAACGCCTTTGCCCAACAACCGGCCGACGCTTTTACGATCTGAACGCCAACCCGATCGTCAGTCCTTATACTGGCGAAGTGGTGAACATCGACACAGGCAAGGCAACCCGCACAATGGTTGCCGACAAGCCCGATGCCGAAACCAAAAAGAAAGAGGACGCCGTCGAAGAGGACGTCGTTCTGGAAGACGACGATGACTCAGATGTCGATCTGGGCGATGACGTTCTCGATGATGACGACGACAACGACGATGTTTCGCTGGACGAAATTGCCGACGTTGCAAGCAGCGACGACGATAGCTGATTTCGATTTTTGACTTGCAGTGAAACTGCGAAATCAGTAATTCACGCGGGCAGGCAACGACTGCCCGCGAAGATGGGGCCATAGCTCAGTTGGGAGAGCGCTTGCATGGCATGCAAGAGGTCAGGGGTTCGACTCCCCTTGGCTCCACCATTACTTCAAACGATGTTTAGTATATCTTAGAATGGGTTAGACGGTACTTCGCTACCTCTTTCCCATACGGTCACCATTCTACATGCAGTCTCGGGTCACCATCGGGTCATCTGTGAAATTTGAACTTCACCGAAAGAACGGCCCATTGCCGACCTTGAACATTGTGTTCAAATGCTGCGATCGCAGCCCGCATTGCGGCCATTCGCTGCTAGCGAAGCAGTTGCGCGTGTTGCGTAACAGAGGCGAATGCGAGAACATGAAGCGACAATGCAAAAGCAAAATGCCAATATTATCGCTTTTGGTTCTTTCGAAATTGACCTCCGCCGCATGGAACTGCGGGATAACGGAGAGCGCATTGAAATTGAGCCGCAAGTCTTCGACTTAATCACCTATTTTGCGCAGCATCCAGGGCGGGTGCTTAATCGCGACGAGATAATCGACGCGATTTGGGGCGGGCGCATCGTGTCTGACGCGGCGATATCGACCAAGATAAAATCCGCTCGCAAGGCGCTAGGAGATGACGGTGCGCGCCAAGACATAATCAAGACTATTCCGCGGAAGGGATTTTTGTTCGTTCCCGATGCGCCCCTTGGTGATCGGGCGGTTGAAGAGAAACGCAAAGGCCAGGGCTTTGCCGCACCCAAGGCAACAGATGAAGGAGGTCAACGACCGTCGATTGTCGTTCTTCCGTTCAAAAACCTCTCTGGCGACCCGGAGCAATCCTATTTCTCTGACGGCATCGCTGAAGACGTGATTACCGACCTGTCGCGTTACTCGGAACTTAAAGTCATTGCCCGACAGTCCGCCTTTGCCTTTCATGAGCGCGCAGGCACTGCTTTGGATTTTGCGATGGAGCTTGGCGTGGCGTATTTGGTCGAAGGCAGCGTGCGACGATCGGCAAATAGGGTGCGGATTTCTGCGCAGCTTGTTGACGTATCGTCTGCAGAAACGCTTTGGGCTGAGAAGTTCGACAGGCGGGTTGAAGATGTTCTTGATGTACAAGAAGAGGCCGCCACCGTTATTGTCAACATTCTCGCCGGCAAGGTCCAGCAGCGCCATTATCGACGCGTGCTTGGCAATGGAGAGCGATCGACGTCTGCCTATGACCATGCCCTGAAGGCTCAGCAGCATATGTGGCGCTTCTCGAAAATAGGCATGGTGCTGGCCCGACAGGAGGCAGAGAAAGCGGTTCAGTTGGACCCGCATCTGGCCCGTGCGCATGCCACTTTGGCGTGGGCGTGTCATGTCCAAGCCACAAACGGGTGGCACTTAAACATAGATGAAGCGTTTGAGCGAGCGCTGTCCTCTTCTCAAGCGGCCGTTGAAGCCGATGCCAATGAACCGTGGGGGTACAATATCCTGGGCCTGTCGTATTGGTGGAACAATGAGAAGCCCGATTTCGATCGCGCCGACGATGTGATCAGGCGTTCGATTAGCCTCAATCCATCAAACGCTCATTTTTACGCGCATTTGGGGGCTATGCTGCCCTACATGGGGCGCGGCGATGAGGCCATTAAAGAACTGGACTGCGCGATGCAATTTAATCCGCTTTATCCAGCCATGTATCTCGAGCACCGGTCACGCGCGCATTTCGTCGAAGGACGTTACGAAGAATCCCTCGCTGATGCGCAACGGGCTGCTGTTGAGTTGCCGACACTTGCGCATGTGTTAGCGCTGCTTGCTGTAGGGTACGAAAAGCTTGGGCGTCATGACCAAGCTGTTCAAACAGTTTCTGAGCTCAACAGAGCTAGCCCTGACTTCAGCGTAGGGTTCGTTCGCCGGACGGTTCCCTACGCGCAAGATGCGCATCGCGATGAATTGTGCGATCTGTTGGCGAAGGCCGGCTTGGTGGAATAAGAATCTTTCGTATTTCGGCGCATCCAGCTCATGAATTGCACCTACGAACCTGACTCG contains these protein-coding regions:
- a CDS encoding LysR family transcriptional regulator; its protein translation is MDWDKLRIFHAVADAGSLTHAGDTLHLSQSAVSRQIRALEESLNTTLFHRHARGLILTEQGELLFDATSAMNKRLDAAEARIRDSEDEVFGELRVTTTTGFGSLWLAPRLQHLYDKYPDLKIDLMLEERVLDLPMREADVAIRMKEPSQADLIRRKLMTVHMRLYAAPYYLAKHGTPEKLEDLKHHRLIAQDIQTTQVSAGSNLVKELLTHNIPSMLTVNNYFGVLQAVRSDLGIGVLPDYVIEDFPEIQRVLPEVESREIPVFLAYPEELRQSQRIAAFRDFVTEEIIAHRKRMKAEALARAQGTAMQ
- a CDS encoding DUF45 domain-containing protein — protein: MAGLEGVVVKRSARARRMTLRVSRLDGKVTLTLPRQIRDRVAVDFLKEKAAWVAEAQQSVAPTEQVGIGSELMVEGRRVQVKAGLRRVAMLCDGIVEAPPAKTAAALKTCLEAEARKRCEEHVEHYAAKIGRSANRITMRDPRSRWGSCSSEGNLMFSWRLILAPPEVLDYVVAHEVAHLDQMNHSATFWNLVAELAPEYRRWKAWLGTDGPDLHRYRFD
- a CDS encoding FCD domain-containing protein, producing MLSRPNDPLPAAHDRVYRQLRSRVMLGEIDPGTALTLRGIGKEFGVSMTPAREAIRRLVAEGALSLSSSGRVSTPELSNDRIEELASLRALIEPELASRALPRAHMALIDRLTTINQAISEAVVKGDAVSYMRRNLEFHRTMYLRAQAPAMLATAETVWLQMGPTMRKLYGRLQRTDVSAHHRLILAALSAGDEPRLRVAVRNDVVQGLRMLTAENAQY
- the fghA gene encoding S-formylglutathione hydrolase; the protein is METKAENKCFGGTQGVYSHASKATGTDMTFGLFLPEDANSGPVPVLWFLSGLTCTHKNAMTKAGAQAWAAEQGLAVVFPDTSPRGEDVADDDAYDLGKGAGFYLDATESPWSRHFKMQSYILDDLTELIFQNFALDDTRQSITGHSMGGHGALTLAAKSPGRFRSVSAFSPICNPTESDWGKKQFQAYFGSVEAGKAHDATCLIDQSGLNIPLLIDTGTDDQFGDLLKTEALTETLARRRVASNVRPQKGYDHSYFFVSTFMSDHVDFHSEALWA
- a CDS encoding YaiI/YqxD family protein, which produces MGVIYVDADACPVKSEIETVATRRNVKVFMVSNGGIRPSPNPLIESVFVSAGPDEADKWIADQVGAGDVVVTNDIPLAAKCVEASARVLRPNGEALTEANIGNVLATRDLMTDLRAADPFRSGSGKGFTKSDRSRFLDALDRALR
- a CDS encoding TIGR02300 family protein, giving the protein MPKEEWGTKRLCPTTGRRFYDLNANPIVSPYTGEVVNIDTGKATRTMVADKPDAETKKKEDAVEEDVVLEDDDDSDVDLGDDVLDDDDDNDDVSLDEIADVASSDDDS